One genomic segment of Candidatus Omnitrophota bacterium includes these proteins:
- a CDS encoding DegT/DnrJ/EryC1/StrS family aminotransferase, with translation MSKTLAVLGGRSRFGSEPVRFVKPRLPSYESLRPELQAMLESGVLTNVGPHCLGFEKELAEYLGVSQARAVGSGTVALQLLIQALDLEGEVILPSFTFIATAQAAVWSGLTPVFADIHPETFTLDPRSVASLITPNTCAILGVCMFGNPCDIVALQELASQKGLALIFDTAHGIGSLYKGKRLGGFGRGEALSFHATKILPAGEGGAVCSEDAALLDRVFKLRNFGREPTEESLRLGMNGKMTEFAALLGRKQLKGLDQTLRFRRAVAQSYREGLGGVPGIVFQKIEQGAQSNYQNLAVRVFPEKYGLDRDQLFNVLEAEGVESKKYFSPPIHELVYFQTLAQKGQARIGDLRESLALSGQILNLPVHSEMAAEKIDGICEIIAEAHQQSKQVIQRLGQEVLHA, from the coding sequence ATGAGTAAAACCCTTGCGGTCCTCGGAGGCCGGTCGCGGTTTGGGTCTGAACCCGTTCGTTTTGTGAAGCCGCGCTTGCCGAGCTATGAGAGTTTAAGGCCGGAACTGCAGGCCATGTTGGAATCCGGTGTGCTCACCAATGTGGGCCCGCACTGCCTGGGATTTGAAAAAGAACTGGCCGAGTACCTGGGAGTCTCTCAAGCGCGCGCCGTGGGCAGCGGCACGGTGGCCTTGCAGTTGTTGATTCAGGCCCTGGACTTGGAAGGGGAAGTCATCCTTCCTTCCTTTACATTTATTGCCACCGCCCAAGCCGCGGTTTGGAGCGGATTGACTCCGGTATTTGCCGATATTCATCCGGAGACATTCACCCTGGATCCGCGCTCGGTGGCTTCTCTGATTACCCCTAACACCTGCGCTATTCTCGGTGTCTGTATGTTTGGGAATCCTTGTGACATCGTTGCGTTGCAGGAGCTTGCTTCCCAAAAGGGGCTGGCCCTAATTTTTGATACAGCCCACGGCATTGGATCCCTATATAAGGGGAAGCGTTTAGGCGGATTCGGCCGGGGAGAGGCCCTGAGTTTTCATGCGACCAAGATTCTTCCGGCCGGAGAGGGCGGTGCGGTTTGTTCCGAGGACGCGGCGCTGTTGGATAGGGTATTTAAGCTCAGGAACTTCGGCAGAGAACCCACAGAAGAGTCCTTGCGGCTGGGGATGAACGGCAAGATGACGGAGTTTGCCGCTCTCTTGGGGCGGAAGCAGTTGAAAGGCTTGGACCAGACTCTGCGTTTTCGCCGTGCGGTTGCGCAGAGTTACCGGGAGGGTTTGGGCGGGGTCCCGGGTATTGTGTTCCAAAAAATCGAGCAAGGAGCGCAGAGCAATTATCAAAATTTGGCGGTGCGGGTTTTTCCCGAGAAATATGGCTTGGACAGGGATCAGCTCTTTAATGTCTTGGAGGCCGAGGGGGTGGAGTCCAAGAAGTACTTCAGTCCTCCGATCCATGAGTTGGTTTATTTCCAAACCCTGGCTCAAAAGGGGCAGGCCCGGATAGGGGACTTAAGAGAGTCCTTGGCCCTGAGCGGGCAGATCCTTAACTTGCCCGTGCATTCGGAAATGGCCGCGGAGAAGATCGACGGGATTTGTGAGATTATTGCAGAGGCCCATCAGCAATCTAAACAGGTGATACAGCGTTTGGGGCAGGAGGTTCTTCATGCGTAA